One Rhododendron vialii isolate Sample 1 chromosome 2a, ASM3025357v1 genomic region harbors:
- the LOC131316276 gene encoding heavy metal-associated isoprenylated plant protein 36-like: MEEGVTSTDVLAFQEQRHHETEKRKRDEEIGGKEDIRDSKERVFSKDKGGKEEEKGIITNFISNLLVPRNREAENNEANDDRMDREGSGKGGCKLEGDLGGGKGGGGIVDNLISNLFQPSEAREREEDEGNENEERVSDVKIEDEGGGGGGGGGGGRGGGIIETLVSHLPKTLPDDMAPPPEEASILIHSIVHD; this comes from the exons ATGGAAGAAGGTGTGACTTCGACTGACGTTTTAGCTTTTCAAGAACAGAGACACCATGAAACAGAGAAACGCAAGAGAGATGAAGAAATAGGAGGAAAGGAAGATATCAGAGACAGCAAAGAGAGAGTTTTCTCTAAAGATAAAGGAgggaaagaggaagaaaagggGATTATTACTAATTTCATCTCTAACTTGTTGGTCCCCAGAAATAGAGAAGCTGAAAATAATGAAGCTAACGATGACAGAATGGATCGTGAGGGTAGTGGCAAGGGAGGGTGTAAATTGGAGGGGGATTTGGGTGGTGGAAAGGGTGGTGGTGGGATTGTTGACAACCTCATCTCCAACCTTTTTCAACCAAGTGAAgcaagagaaagggaagaagaCGAAGGAAATGAAAACGAGGAGAGAGTAAGTGATGTGAAAATAGAAGACGagggaggaggtggtggtggcggcggcggcggaggacgAGGAGGGGGCATCATCGAGACCCTTGTTTCCCACTTGCCCAAAACACTTCCAG ATGATATGGCTCCACCACCCGAGGAGGCCTCAATCCTGATTCACTCCATTGTCCATGACTAA
- the LOC131316273 gene encoding probable aldo-keto reductase 3 isoform X1 — MREKVQLATKFGILSSDGEEMQVCGDPAYVRASCEASLKRLDVDCIDLYYQHRIDTRVPIETTMGELKKLVEEGKTKYIGLSEGSTSILSASTIRRAHAIHPITAVQMEWSLWTRDVEEEIVPTCRELGIGIVAFTPLGRGFFSSGPKIAETLPASLLQRYQTKFQPENLEHTKNMYDQVNEIAARKGCTPAQVALAWLHHKGSDVCPLPGTTKVENFDQNIGALLVELTAEEMAELDSLA, encoded by the exons atgagagagaaagttcaATTGGCTACCAAATTTGGGATCCTCTCCTCTGATGGAGAGGAGATGCAGGTTTGCGGCGATCCAGCCTATGTACGGGCTTCCTGTGAGGCCAGCTTGAAGCGGCTCGACGTTGATTGTATTGATCTCTATTACCAACATCGGATTGATACCCGTGTTCCCATTGAAACCACG ATGGGCGAACTGAAGAAACTTGTCGAAGAGGGAAAAACCAAGTACATTGGTCTATCTGAGGGCTCTACTTCAATACTGTCTGCATCAACTATTAGAAGGGCTCATGCTATTCATCCAATTACAGCAGTACAGATGGAGTGGTCCTTGTGGACAAGGGATGTGGAGGAAGAAATAGTGCCTACTTGCAG AGAACTTGGCATCGGGATTGTCGCATTCACTCCATTAGGAAGAGGATTCTTTTCGTCAGGTCCAAAGATTGCTGAAACTTTGCCAGCTTCTCTCTTACAAAGG TATCAAACAAAGTTCCAACCTGAGAATCTCGAGCATACCAAAAACATGTATGACCAAGTCAATGAAATAGCAGCAAGGAAGGGGTGCACGCCAGCGCAGGTAGCATTGGCTTGGCTTCATCACAAAGGCAGTGATGTTTGTCCCCTTCCTGGTACCACTAAGGTCGAGAACTTTGATCAGAACATTGGAGCTTTGTTGGTAGAACTAACAGCTGAAGAAATGGCAGAACTTGATTCCCTTGCATAG
- the LOC131316271 gene encoding probable aldo-keto reductase 4 isoform X1, producing the protein MGNVGRMKLGSQGLEVSAQGLGCAGISRFNCQHKPEKEIIKLIHHAVDSGVTFLDTADVYGPHTSEILLGKALKGGVREKVQLATKFGLFSVDGKFEVHGDPAYVRAACEASLKRLNIDCIDLYYQHRIDTRVPIEITMGELKKLVEEGKIKYVGLSEVCASTIRRAHAVHPISAVQLEWSLWTREAEEEIVPTCRELGIGIVAYSPLGRGFFASGAKIVESWATGDPRKSLPRFRPENLENNDTMFDHVSEMAAKKGCTPGQLALAWVHLQGSDVCPIPGTTKIENLDQNVGALSVKLTPDELTELESIADAVKGVRDNNVVPSWKDSETPLLSSWKAG; encoded by the exons atGGGAAATGTGGGGAGGATGAAGCTGGGATCACAAGGCCTGGAGGTTTCGGCGCAGGGGCTAGGGTGCGCCGGCATTTCAAGATTCAACTGCCAACATAAGCCAGAAAAAGAAATCATCAAACTAATCCACCACGCCGTTGACTCTGGCGTCACGTTCCTCGACACCGCCGACGTCTACGGCCCTCACACCAGCGAAATCCTCCTTGgcaag GCACTGAAGGGAGGGGTGAGAGAGAAAGTTCAATTGGCTACCAAATTCGGCCTCTTCTCTGTGGACGGAAAGTTTGAGGTGCACGGGGATCCAGCCTATGTACGGGCTGCTTGTGAGGCCAGCTTGAAGCGGCTCAACATTGATTGCATCGATCTCTATTACCAGCATCGGATCGACACCCGTGTCCCCATTGAAATCACA ATGGGAGAACTCAAGAAACTTGTGGAAGAGGGTAAAATAAAATACGTTGGTCTGTCCGAGGTGTGTGCATCAACAATCAGAAGGGCTCATGCTGTTCATCCAATTTCAGCAGTACAGTTGGAATGGTCGTTGTGGACAAGAGAAGCGGAGGAAGAAATAGTTCCTACTTGCAG AGAACTTGGCATTGGGATTGTTGCATATTCTCCATTAGGAAGAGGATTCTTTGCATCAGGTGCCAAGATTGTTGAAAGTTGGGCAACTGGGGATCCTCGAAAG TCTCTGCCAAGGTTCCGACCTGAGAATTTGGAGAATAACGATACTATGTTTGACCATGTCAGTGAAATGGCAGCAAAAAAGGGCTGCACCCCCGGGCAACTAGCCTTAGCATGGGTTCATCTCCAAGGGAGCGACGTGTGCCCTATTCCCGGAACCACCAAGATTGAAAACTTGGATCAGAACGTTGGAGCTTTGTCGGTGAAACTAACACCTGACGAACTGACTGAACTCGAATCCATTGCAGATGCAGTAAAGGGTGTTAGAGATAATAATGTGGTTCCTAGTTGGAAGGATTCGGAGACCCCACTTTTATCATCATGGAAGGCTGGGTGA
- the LOC131316271 gene encoding probable aldo-keto reductase 4 isoform X2, which translates to MGNVGRMKLGSQGLEVSAQGLGCAGISRFNCQHKPEKEIIKLIHHAVDSGVTFLDTADVYGPHTSEILLGKALKGGVREKVQLATKFGLFSVDGKFEVHGDPAYVRAACEASLKRLNIDCIDLYYQHRIDTRVPIEITVRSLASSLLFTEKLWRLTFFFSLFMGELKKLVEEGKIKYVGLSEVCASTIRRAHAVHPISAVQLEWSLWTREAEEEIVPTCRELGIGIVAYSPLGRGFFASGAKIVESWATGDPRKSLPRFRPENLENNDTMFDHVSEMAAKKGCTPGQLALAWVHLQGSDVCPIPGTTKIENLDQNVGALSVKLTPDELTELESIADAVKGVRDNNVVPSWKDSETPLLSSWKAG; encoded by the exons atGGGAAATGTGGGGAGGATGAAGCTGGGATCACAAGGCCTGGAGGTTTCGGCGCAGGGGCTAGGGTGCGCCGGCATTTCAAGATTCAACTGCCAACATAAGCCAGAAAAAGAAATCATCAAACTAATCCACCACGCCGTTGACTCTGGCGTCACGTTCCTCGACACCGCCGACGTCTACGGCCCTCACACCAGCGAAATCCTCCTTGgcaag GCACTGAAGGGAGGGGTGAGAGAGAAAGTTCAATTGGCTACCAAATTCGGCCTCTTCTCTGTGGACGGAAAGTTTGAGGTGCACGGGGATCCAGCCTATGTACGGGCTGCTTGTGAGGCCAGCTTGAAGCGGCTCAACATTGATTGCATCGATCTCTATTACCAGCATCGGATCGACACCCGTGTCCCCATTGAAATCACAGTTCGCTCCCTTgcatcttctcttctctttacTGAAAAATTATGGagattgacattttttttttctttgttt ATGGGAGAACTCAAGAAACTTGTGGAAGAGGGTAAAATAAAATACGTTGGTCTGTCCGAGGTGTGTGCATCAACAATCAGAAGGGCTCATGCTGTTCATCCAATTTCAGCAGTACAGTTGGAATGGTCGTTGTGGACAAGAGAAGCGGAGGAAGAAATAGTTCCTACTTGCAG AGAACTTGGCATTGGGATTGTTGCATATTCTCCATTAGGAAGAGGATTCTTTGCATCAGGTGCCAAGATTGTTGAAAGTTGGGCAACTGGGGATCCTCGAAAG TCTCTGCCAAGGTTCCGACCTGAGAATTTGGAGAATAACGATACTATGTTTGACCATGTCAGTGAAATGGCAGCAAAAAAGGGCTGCACCCCCGGGCAACTAGCCTTAGCATGGGTTCATCTCCAAGGGAGCGACGTGTGCCCTATTCCCGGAACCACCAAGATTGAAAACTTGGATCAGAACGTTGGAGCTTTGTCGGTGAAACTAACACCTGACGAACTGACTGAACTCGAATCCATTGCAGATGCAGTAAAGGGTGTTAGAGATAATAATGTGGTTCCTAGTTGGAAGGATTCGGAGACCCCACTTTTATCATCATGGAAGGCTGGGTGA
- the LOC131316272 gene encoding heat stress transcription factor A-2-like: protein MFVVDLFQLSKGFKKISSSHYEYANPYFQANKKHLLYNIKKRTPQPYYNINAPRKRARESSSWQDVGADGSDEADIEKLKNNLNTVERVLGELKQQQDATKKRLAAIEKRIEGADVGIKQEVFTFMTNAIANPLFVKNFFKSVAKKQRLVVHQSAGGSVKLGELNKKSCEDLTTNNFEVIIDPNLKCDDKSISIAKKLLDEEDLVCVSRAEDQQHQSRIVMELEDLIAKPSGRVDFDWAEYVKELMQQSGLP from the coding sequence ATGTTTGTTGTGGATTTGTTCCAACTGTCAAAGGGTTTCAAGAAGATCAGTTCAAGCCATTATGAATATGCCAATCCATACTTTCAAGCAAACAAGAAGCATTTGTTGTACAACATCAAGAAACGAACACCGCAACCCTACTACAACATTAATGCGCCGCGGAAACGAGCGAGAGAAAGTTCAAGTTGGCAAGATGTCGGAGCCGATGGATCAGATGAGGCTGACATAGAAAAACTGAAGAACAACCTTAACACAGTGGAGAGGGTGCTTGGGGAGCTGAAACAGCAACAAGATGCCACCAAGAAACGCTTGGCAGCCATCGAAAAGCGCATCGAAGGCGCTGATGTGGGTATAAAACAAGAGGTTTTCACGTTCATGACCAACGCGATCGCGAACCCTTTGTTTGTCAAGAATTTCTTCAAAAGTGTTGCAAAAAAACAGAGATTGGTTGTGCATCAAAGCGCTGGGGGATCCGTAAAACTCGGGGAATTGAACAAGAAAAGTTGTGAAGATTTGACAACGAACAACTTTGAGGTAATAATTGATCCTAACTTGAAATGCGATGATAAATCTATATCGATAGCGAAGAAACTGCTGGACGAGGAGGATTTGGTGTGCGTGAGTAGGGCTGAAGATCAACAGCATCAATCGAGGATTGTGATGGAATTGGAGGACTTGATTGCGAAGCCATCGGGTAGGGTTGACTTCGATTGGGCTGAGTATGTGAAGGAGCTAATGCAGCAAAGTGGCTTGCCTTAG